One genomic region from Rutidosis leptorrhynchoides isolate AG116_Rl617_1_P2 unplaced genomic scaffold, CSIRO_AGI_Rlap_v1 contig53, whole genome shotgun sequence encodes:
- the LOC139884291 gene encoding secreted RxLR effector protein 161-like yields the protein MQNPKKPHLQAIQRILRYVKDTLDYGLLHKKGKPCRIIGYCSADYAEDHDTRRSTTGYMFSLGSRAVSWCSKRQPTVSLSTIEAEYRGAAVAAQESVWLIQLMKDLHQPIEEAMTLHCDINRRSNWQKILCFTQELNILKYTTTSSVKGY from the coding sequence ATGCAGAATCCAAAGAAACCACATCTACAAGCAATTCAACGAATTCTAAGGTACGTAAAAGACACGCTTGATTATGGCCTTTTACACAAGAAAGGAAAGCCATGCCGGATAATTGGATATTGCAGTGCTGATTATGCAGAAGATCATGATACTCGAAGATCAACGACTGGATATATGTTCAGTCTTGGATCAAGAGCCGTCTCATGGtgtagcaagagacaaccaacagtgtCACTATCTACAATAGAAGCGGAATATAGGGGGGCAGCAGTAGCAGCTCAAGAAAGTGTATGGCTTATACAACTAATGAAGGATCTACATCAACCAATAGAGGAGGCAATGACTCTTCATTGCGACATCAATCGGCGATCCAACTGGCAGAAAATCCTATGTTTCACCCAAGAACTAAACATATTGAAGTACACTACCACTTCATCAGTGAAAGGGTATTAA
- the LOC139884293 gene encoding protein LATERAL BRANCHING OXIDOREDUCTASE 1-like, whose product MAEENLSAERLELASNTVQQLVINGELPERYFYKGSDQGALDASFPLLDLPIVDISLLKDSPDELKKLKSALTSCGCFLVINHGMTPDYLEKVREMTKKFFALPKEVKQKYTREVDSTEGYGNDMVLSEQQILDWLDRLYLTVSPEDQRKLEYWPEFPHDFRETLEAYTIKVQRLIEEVLLKAMARSLDLEDKCFLNQYGNKASLAARFNFFPPCPRPDLVIGSKPHTDGGTITVLLQDKEVQGLQFLKDDQWFTAPIVPEALLVNVGDMMEIMTNGIFRSPMHRVVTNPKKERISVAIFGIPRPEQEIEPVAELVNETRPRMYKKVKNYAALWFKYYQIGRRPLEAAMI is encoded by the exons ATGGCAGAGGAAAATCTCTCAGCTGAAAGGTTAGAGTTGGCATCAAACACAGTTCAACAGCTTGTCATCAATGGTGAATTACCGGAAAGATATTTCTACAAAGGCAGTGATCAAGGAGCCCTTGATGCTTCTTTTCCATTATTAGATCTTCCGATTGTCGATATCAGCCTTCTTAAAGACTCTCCAGATGAACTTAAGAAACTCAAATCGGCTCTCACCTCCTGTGGCTGCTTTCTG GTTATCAATCACGGAATGACACCAGATTACCTAGAAAAAGTGCGCGAAATGACCAAGAAATTCTTTGCACTGCCTAAGGAAGTCAAGCAGAAATACACTAGGGAAGTTGACAGCACTGAAGGGTATGGAAATGATATGGTTCTTTCAGAGCAACAGATTCTTGACTGGCTGGATAGGCTATATCTCACAGTTAGCCCGGAGGATCAGCGAAAACTAGAATATTGGCCGGAATTTCCACACGACTTCCG GGAAACTTTGGAAGCTTATACAATAAAGGTGCAGCGATTAATTGAAGAGGTCCTTTTGAAGGCCATGGCTAGGTCATTGGATTTGGAAGATAAATGCTTCCTAAATCAGTATGGAAACAAAGCATCACTTGCAGCTAGGTTCAATTTCTTCCCTCCATGTCCGAGGCCTGATCTTGTAATTGGTTCCAAGCCACATACCGATGGTGGCACAATTACTGTCTTGCTGCAAGATAAAGAAGTCCAAGGTCTTCAGTTTCTGAAAGATGATCAGTGGTTTACAGCTCCAATCGTTCCAGAGGCTCTTCTCGTTAACGTTGGCGATATGATGGAG ATAATGACCAACGGGATATTCAGGAGTCCAATGCATAGAGTGGTCACAAACCCAAAGAAGGAGAGGATTTCCGTTGCAATTTTCGGTATTCCACGACCTGAACAAGAGATTGAACCAGTAGCAGAGCTGGTTAATGAAACAAGGCCAAGGATGTACAAGAAGGTGAAAAATTATGCTGCCTTATGGTTCAAGTATTACCAGATTGGCAGGAGACCATTAGAGGCGGCCATGATTTAA
- the LOC139884294 gene encoding uncharacterized protein yields the protein MTRRVLMAISCFAILATRGLALLPRDLHPVTLHPLFPFPQIPDAPALSTLGNSLNPGDAKWKLPKLSFPGVLVPKCLSSLWDVDGCILEVTQAYYSGDVTIIGGECCKSVIQVSAQCMLQLKAFTLIPYFPKLVQNFCEQLA from the coding sequence ATGACACGTCGAGTGCTGATGGCTATATCCTGTTTCGCAATTTTGGCCACACGAGGATTAGCGCTCCTTCCCAGGGACCTACACCCAGTTACTCTGCATCCATTGTTTCCATTTCCTCAAATTCCTGATGCTCCTGCTCTGAGCACTCTGGGGAATTCACTGAATCCAGGAGATGCAAAATGGAAATTACCAAAACTCTCATTTCCAGGGGTTCTAGTACCGAAATGCTTGTCTTCTCTTTGGGATGTCGACGGTTGTATCTTGGAGGTTACGCAAGCATATTACAGTGGAGACGTTACAATCATCGGAGGTGAATGTTGCAAATCTGTAATTCAAGTAAGTGCGCAATGCATGCTTCAACTTAAAGCGTTCACCCTAATTCCATATTTCCCAAAATTGGTCCAGAATTTTTGTGAGCAATTAGCGTAA
- the LOC139884290 gene encoding stellacyanin-like, with the protein MVKLLFVCLLIGFISCAAATTYMVGDSAGWDISSDLNTWVADKTFQVGDVLVFQYSSSDSLSEVTKENFDTCNTSNVITSYSSNGNTTVPLTKPGERYFISGNRMYCLGGMKLKVNVEGDNANPPNAAPQSQPGAAGMTQPSSKTNTPSTVFPTSKAVLHRASLQDASLLLLGIFFATFLQI; encoded by the exons ATGGTTAAGCTTCTTTTTGTTTGCCTTTTGATTGGGTTCATCTCATGCGCTGCTGCTACAACTTACATGGTCGGGGATAGCGCCGGCTGGGATATTAGCTCTGATCTTAATACTTGGGTTGCCGACAAAACCTTCCAAGTTGGCGATGTTCTAG TGTTCCAGTACTCATCATCAGACAGTTTGAGCGAGGTAACGAAAGAGAATTTCGATACTTGCAACACAAGCAACGTGATAACGTCATATTCAAGTAACGGGAACACAACGGTACCATTGACAAAGCCAGGAGAGCGTTATTTCATTTCAGGCAACAGAATGTATTGTCTTGGAGGGATGAAGCTAAAAGTGAATGTGGAAGGCGACAATGCTAATCCACCCAATGCGGCGCCTCAGTCGCAGCCAGGGGCGGCTGGTATGACTCAGCCGTCTTCGAAAACAAACACTCCCTCAACGGTTTTCCCCACTTCAAAGGCTGTCCTTCATCGTGCCTCCTTGCAGGATGCTTCTCTTTTATTACTAGGAATATTCTTCGCTacttttcttcagatataa